A part of Podarcis raffonei isolate rPodRaf1 chromosome 12, rPodRaf1.pri, whole genome shotgun sequence genomic DNA contains:
- the LOC128424211 gene encoding LOW QUALITY PROTEIN: fatty acid-binding protein, adipocyte-like (The sequence of the model RefSeq protein was modified relative to this genomic sequence to represent the inferred CDS: deleted 2 bases in 1 codon) — translation MCEQFLGTWKLVSTEKFDDYMKELGVGFATRKVAGVAKPNVIISCNRDVITIKTESSLKNTEISFKLGEQFDETTADDRKGKSIVTLDNGLLNQLQKWDGKETTIKRKIEDGKLVVECEMNNVICTRVYEKA, via the exons ATGTGTGAACAATTTTTGGGAACTTGGAAGCTTGTTTCCACAGAAAAATTTGATGACTATATGAAAGAACTTGGCGTGGGCTTTGCCACCAGGAAGGTGGCTGGTGTTGCCAAGCCCAATGTGATCATCAGTTGCAACAGAGATGTTATAACCATCAAAACAGAGAGCAGTTTAAAGAACACTGAGATTTCCTTCAAACTGGGGGAACAGTTTGATGAGACCACAGCAGATGACAGGAAAGGAAAGAGTATTGTAACATTAGACAATGGGTTGCTCAATCAGTTGCAGAAATGGGATGGCAAAGAGactacaataaaaagaaaaatagaa gATGGAAAGCTGGTTGTGGAGTGTGAAATGAACAACGTTATCTGCACCAGAGTGTATGAGAAAGCATGA